The Winogradskyella schleiferi genome has a window encoding:
- a CDS encoding class I SAM-dependent methyltransferase: MHKLSFIDRFHHWRRKMRWNKQYKKGKWKYLNDERESSRYHKIVDYIKTYATTNPSILDLGAGEAVLNQRLNKNEYKTFFNVDFSSASIDIAKTKNLENSVNLVADIHTYTPEETFDVIVFNEAFYYVHNDLKQDVLDRFIGKLNSEGILIVSIYKEGTDCWQLINNSSKIQQLNFEKVDTDRESTYWKVGVYKKV; encoded by the coding sequence ATGCACAAACTATCTTTCATAGACAGGTTTCATCATTGGCGCAGAAAAATGCGTTGGAATAAACAATATAAAAAAGGCAAATGGAAGTATTTGAATGATGAACGCGAGTCTAGTAGATATCATAAAATTGTAGATTATATAAAAACTTATGCTACGACAAATCCATCAATCTTAGATTTAGGTGCAGGCGAAGCTGTACTAAACCAAAGGCTTAATAAAAATGAATATAAAACGTTTTTTAACGTGGATTTTTCAAGTGCCTCTATTGATATCGCCAAAACGAAAAACCTTGAAAATTCAGTTAATTTGGTTGCTGATATCCATACGTATACTCCTGAAGAGACCTTTGATGTTATTGTTTTTAACGAAGCCTTTTATTATGTTCATAATGATTTGAAACAAGACGTATTAGATCGGTTTATTGGAAAATTAAATTCCGAAGGTATTTTAATCGTTTCAATATATAAGGAAGGAACGGACTGTTGGCAATTAATAAATAATTCGTCTAAAATACAGCAACTTAATTTTGAAAAAGTAGATACAGACCGAGAATCTACCTATTGGAAAGTTGGTGTTTATAAAAAAGTTTAA
- a CDS encoding glycosyltransferase family 2 protein — translation MPQLSVIISTYNQPKWLEKVLIGYQQQSFKDFEIIIADDGSSKETEKVVTDFVSRSDLKITHCWQADHGFQKTKILNKAIVASASDYLLFTDGDCIPRNDFVEKHFKLRQPKSFLSGGYFKLPKTISESIAEDNIISQDCFKSDWLLSHGLKKTFKLNKLTSKGFKEKFLNNVTPTKATWDGMNASGWKTDIVAVNGFDERMEYGGEDRELGERLMNSGIKPIQIRYSAICLHLFHERSYKNEPTIAKNKAIRKETKTQKRKWTDLGIKKS, via the coding sequence ATGCCTCAGCTTTCAGTCATTATTAGTACTTATAATCAGCCTAAATGGTTGGAGAAAGTCTTAATTGGCTATCAACAGCAATCATTTAAAGATTTTGAAATTATCATTGCCGATGATGGTTCTTCCAAGGAAACCGAAAAGGTAGTAACTGATTTCGTGTCTCGTTCGGATTTAAAAATTACGCATTGCTGGCAAGCGGATCATGGCTTTCAGAAAACAAAAATTTTGAACAAAGCCATTGTAGCTTCTGCATCTGATTATTTGTTATTTACGGATGGCGACTGCATTCCACGTAACGATTTTGTTGAGAAACATTTCAAATTAAGACAACCTAAATCTTTTTTGTCTGGTGGTTACTTTAAATTGCCTAAGACCATTTCAGAATCAATAGCTGAAGATAACATCATCAGTCAAGACTGTTTTAAAAGTGATTGGTTATTGAGCCATGGATTAAAAAAGACATTTAAACTTAATAAGTTGACGTCTAAGGGTTTTAAGGAGAAGTTCTTAAATAATGTAACACCAACCAAAGCCACTTGGGACGGTATGAATGCTTCAGGATGGAAGACCGATATTGTTGCTGTAAACGGTTTTGATGAGCGTATGGAATATGGTGGAGAGGATAGGGAACTTGGTGAACGCTTAATGAATTCAGGTATAAAACCAATCCAAATTCGATATAGTGCCATTTGTTTGCATTTGTTTCATGAGCGTAGCTATAAAAATGAACCAACTATCGCAAAAAATAAAGCAATTAGAAAAGAAACAAAAACCCAAAAAAGGAAGTGGACAGATTTAGGTATAAAAAAGAGTTAA